In Amaranthus tricolor cultivar Red isolate AtriRed21 chromosome 3, ASM2621246v1, whole genome shotgun sequence, a single window of DNA contains:
- the LOC130808574 gene encoding CASP-like protein 1F2 has translation MIEKKGFGLVALDTKYIAVCAFSVISLVTICAFYRPKSKCKNYFSVFLHDLIATILMMSGCAAATAIGYVGKYGQDQSGWTKICDNVHKFCNYISISIGFSYLAFFCFFILTIMAFKRA, from the exons atgattgaaaaaaaaggcTTTGGATTAGTggctcttgataccaaat ATATAGCCGTATGTGCTTTTTCAGTGATTTCATTAGTTACCATTTGTGCCTTCTATCGCCCCAAATCCAAGTGCAAGAATTACTTCTCAGTATTTCTCCATGATTTG ATTGCAACAATACTGATGATGTCTGGTTGTGCGGCGGCGACAGCAATAGGATATGTAGGTAAATATGGGCAAGACCAATCTGGGTGGACAAAGATATGTGACAATGTCCACAAATTCTGCAATTATATTTCAATTTCAATCGGATTTTCATACTTGGCTTTCTTTTGCTTCTTTATTCTCACCATTATGGCTTTCAAGCGGGCTTAA
- the LOC130807833 gene encoding isocitrate dehydrogenase [NAD] regulatory subunit 3, mitochondrial-like isoform X2, with protein MARRSAPSLLRHLIDPSTRINPKIQSNPWLSNSRSVTYMPRPGDGAPRKVTLIPGDGIGPLVTGAVEQIMEAMHAPVFFEKHEVFGNMKKIPEEVLDSIRKNKICLKGGLATPVGGGVSSLNMQLRKDLDLYASLVNCVNLKGLPTRHKNVDIVVIRENTEGEYSGLEHEVVPGVVESLKFCSERIAKYAFEYAYLNNRKTVTAVHKANIMKLADGLFLESCREVAKKYPGIKYNEIIVDNCCMQLVSKPEQFDVMVTPNLYGNLVANTAAGIAGGTGVMPGGNVGAENAVFEQGASAGNVGSDEIVKEKKANPVALLLSSAMMLRHLQFPSFADRLETAVKRVIAEGKHRTPDLGGDSTTQEVVDAIIESLD; from the exons ATGGCCCGAAGATCCGCTCCATCCCTTTTAAGACACCTTATCGATCCCTCCACTCGGATAAACCCTAAAATTCAATCGAATCCATGGCTTTCAAACTCAAGATCCGTCACCTACATGCCCCGTCCTGGAGATGGAGCTCCACGAAAAGTCACCTTAATTCCGGGTGATGGTATCGGACCTTTGGTAACAGGAGCGGTGGAACAAATCATGGAGGCCATGCATGCGCCAGTTTTCTTCGAGAAGCATGAAGTATTTGGGAACATGAAGAAGATTCCAGAAGAAGTGTTGGATTCTATTAGGAAGAATAAGATTTGTTTGAAAGGTGGTTTGGCTACTCCTGTTGGTGGTGGTGTTAGTTCTTTGAATATGCAATTGAGAAAAGACCTTGATTTGTATGCTTCTTTGGTTAATTGTGTTAATCTTAAAGGATTACCAACTAGGCATAAGAATgttgatattgttgttattagGGAGAATACTGAAGGAGAGTATTCTGGTCTTGAACATGAGGTTGTTCCCGGCGTTGTTGAGAGCCTTAAG TTTTGCTCAGAGCGCATTGCAAAGTATGCATTCGAGTATGCTTACCTCAACAACAGAAAGACCGTGACTGCTGTACACAAAGCCAACATCATGAAGCTGGCAGATGGCCTTTTCTTAGAATCTTGTAGAGAAGTTGCTAAAAAATATCCAGGGATCAAGTACAATGAGATCATTGTGGACAATTGCTGCATGCAGCTTGTATCGAAGCCTGAACAGTTTGATGTCATG GTGACACCAAATCTATATGGGAATCTCGTGGCAAATACTGCTGCAGGTATAGCTGGTGGTACTGGAGTAATGCCTGGAG GCAATGTGGGAGCAGAAAatgctgtttttgaacaaggtGCCTCAGCAGGAAATGTTGGAAGTGACGAAATcgtaaaagaaaagaaagccAACCCAGTTGCTCTTTTGCTCTCATCTGCCATGATGTTAAGACATCTCCAATTTCCGTCTTTTGCTGATCGATTGGAGACTGCTGTAAAAAGAGTGATAGCCGAGGGCAAGCATCGAACGCCAGATCTGGGAGGTGACAGCACTACCCAAGAGGTGGTTGATGCAATCATAGAATCTCTTGACTAA
- the LOC130807833 gene encoding isocitrate dehydrogenase [NAD] regulatory subunit 3, mitochondrial-like isoform X1: MARRSAPSLLRHLIDPSTRINPKIQSNPWLSNSRSVTYMPRPGDGAPRKVTLIPGDGIGPLVTGAVEQIMEAMHAPVFFEKHEVFGNMKKIPEEVLDSIRKNKICLKGGLATPVGGGVSSLNMQLRKDLDLYASLVNCVNLKGLPTRHKNVDIVVIRENTEGEYSGLEHEVVPGVVESLKVITKFCSERIAKYAFEYAYLNNRKTVTAVHKANIMKLADGLFLESCREVAKKYPGIKYNEIIVDNCCMQLVSKPEQFDVMVTPNLYGNLVANTAAGIAGGTGVMPGGNVGAENAVFEQGASAGNVGSDEIVKEKKANPVALLLSSAMMLRHLQFPSFADRLETAVKRVIAEGKHRTPDLGGDSTTQEVVDAIIESLD; encoded by the exons ATGGCCCGAAGATCCGCTCCATCCCTTTTAAGACACCTTATCGATCCCTCCACTCGGATAAACCCTAAAATTCAATCGAATCCATGGCTTTCAAACTCAAGATCCGTCACCTACATGCCCCGTCCTGGAGATGGAGCTCCACGAAAAGTCACCTTAATTCCGGGTGATGGTATCGGACCTTTGGTAACAGGAGCGGTGGAACAAATCATGGAGGCCATGCATGCGCCAGTTTTCTTCGAGAAGCATGAAGTATTTGGGAACATGAAGAAGATTCCAGAAGAAGTGTTGGATTCTATTAGGAAGAATAAGATTTGTTTGAAAGGTGGTTTGGCTACTCCTGTTGGTGGTGGTGTTAGTTCTTTGAATATGCAATTGAGAAAAGACCTTGATTTGTATGCTTCTTTGGTTAATTGTGTTAATCTTAAAGGATTACCAACTAGGCATAAGAATgttgatattgttgttattagGGAGAATACTGAAGGAGAGTATTCTGGTCTTGAACATGAGGTTGTTCCCGGCGTTGTTGAGAGCCTTAAG GTGATAACAAAGTTTTGCTCAGAGCGCATTGCAAAGTATGCATTCGAGTATGCTTACCTCAACAACAGAAAGACCGTGACTGCTGTACACAAAGCCAACATCATGAAGCTGGCAGATGGCCTTTTCTTAGAATCTTGTAGAGAAGTTGCTAAAAAATATCCAGGGATCAAGTACAATGAGATCATTGTGGACAATTGCTGCATGCAGCTTGTATCGAAGCCTGAACAGTTTGATGTCATG GTGACACCAAATCTATATGGGAATCTCGTGGCAAATACTGCTGCAGGTATAGCTGGTGGTACTGGAGTAATGCCTGGAG GCAATGTGGGAGCAGAAAatgctgtttttgaacaaggtGCCTCAGCAGGAAATGTTGGAAGTGACGAAATcgtaaaagaaaagaaagccAACCCAGTTGCTCTTTTGCTCTCATCTGCCATGATGTTAAGACATCTCCAATTTCCGTCTTTTGCTGATCGATTGGAGACTGCTGTAAAAAGAGTGATAGCCGAGGGCAAGCATCGAACGCCAGATCTGGGAGGTGACAGCACTACCCAAGAGGTGGTTGATGCAATCATAGAATCTCTTGACTAA